A single Oncorhynchus mykiss isolate Arlee chromosome 22, USDA_OmykA_1.1, whole genome shotgun sequence DNA region contains:
- the LOC110501454 gene encoding homeobox protein Dlx1a, whose translation MTMTTIPESLNSPVSGKTVFMEFGPPSQQMSPSSMSHGHYSMHCLHSAGHTQHESSYSPASSFPRSLGYPYVNSVGSHSSSPYLSTVQSYQNNSTLTQTRLEDTAQETEKNTVVEGGEVRFNGKGKKIRKPRTIYSSLQLQTLNRRFQQTQYLALPERAELAASMGLTQTQVKIWFQNKRSKFKKLMKQGGGTIDTNALAQFNGHGPTTGSPVAPVWSSPTTVKTSVGAPGSYIPSYTSWYPTAHQESMQQPQLM comes from the exons ATGACAATGACTACAATACCAGAAAGTCTTAATAGCCCTGTCTCAGGAAAAACCGTTTTCATGGAATTTGGGCCACCGAGTCAACAAATGTCGCCTTCCTCAATGTCTCACGGACACTATTCCATGCACTGTTTACATTCTGCGGGTCATACGCAACACGAGAGCTCGTACAGTCCAGCCTCATCATTTCCTAGATCTTTAGGTTATCCATACGTTAACTCCGTCGGCAGCCATTCCTCAAGTCCATATCTCAGTACAGTGCAGTCGTACCAAAACAACTCGACACTAACACAGACACGGTTAGAAGATACAG CACAAGAGACAGAGAAGAACACAGTTGTAGAAGGCGGAGAGGTGCGGTTCAATGGGAAAGGGAAAAAGATTCGCAAACCAAGGACTATCTATTCCAGTTTGCAGCTACAGACTCTAAACAGACGATTTCAACAAACTCAATATTTGGCACTGCCAGAGAGAGCCGAGCTCGCAGCTTCGATGGGACTCACGCAAACACAG gtAAAGATTTGGTTTCAAAATAAGCGATCGAAGTTCAAGAAACTgatgaagcaaggtggtggcacgATAGACACGAACGCTTTAGCCCAGTTTAATGGTCACGGACCTACGACTGGATCTCCGGTAGCACCAGTTTGGAGCTCACCGACCACCGTGAAAACATCCGTGGGTGCACCAGGGTCTTACATTCCAAGTTATACCTCATGGTATCCAACTGCACACCAAGAGTCTATGCAGCAACCGCAACTCATGTGA